One genomic window of Danio rerio strain Tuebingen ecotype United States chromosome 24, GRCz12tu, whole genome shotgun sequence includes the following:
- the srcin1b gene encoding uncharacterized protein isoform X3, producing MLRGDDAEYQRRYHTLASSTRRLSNPDMEAFARLQKSSDMEHQRSKYPPQHAATLVNTNCARQQARTPRGAAGLQQQSLGEQVGGRVCYASAESLESMADAEMPLGFSRSNILRQSLPLARSPSQAKLRAPAVLFLQFGDETRRVHITHELTSMETLHALIVHMFPQKLTMGALRSPGTALLIKDEARNIFYELEDPRDIHDRCLIKIYCREAPMRDTHYSAQHTAHPVHHGHIANGDLRRELVYTSRESSPTRRLNTLPSSSPPSGSPSRSQSRLSYTGGRPSSYAGPHQSPQLHAYQHHGHPGGHAPQQTGHTHPGFCPSPSAILERRDVKPDEEISSSSKSVVLLKNEAIYADPYALVQDPRLSVASPQALAYRRGSVRSIAGYPAAALQCELEGALYRPGSAIYADPYATMGFRTLPPASPQKLSDGRDPYGSHPGRGSPGRHGFRKDGTVYIESPKNRPGGPPLEQICMLGGPGGDGGPVYGSTLPGNEETRERMEAMEKQIASLTGLVQSVLTRGPDSPEKAETASDCSAPEMSSPSAPLALMPPPPSAVSQPIAMSRSQMQLHLTDLQQHTAELRKQLTQLRQLQLQNQDSVQALLRQTESDLGMCLIEASRTQEDPLQRQRLLVEEERLRYLNEEELIIQQLHDLERSVEEMRTGAGLNHHLVTEQEIEQKSLELRRLGETVTDLKNQFPTLQSKMRVVLRVEVEAVKFLKEEPLRLEALLKRCRNITNTLTLLRRQVSEGVWRTPDDFSSSVSSSSDVDFSRSSDLDILTSPSLNLPDIAGALSGTATLSSSLGTNTANPALTSTSSIGVTTSLSNVLGASLSSGGIPGSTTLGNWLAGAGAADPIMPELDASAGLMKSSGLEDLPARRESDKGVSVEVRLAAERDWEEKRASLTQFSAQDINRLLEETQAELMKAIPDLDFAAKQITKPAVPPKPQLSSLPAPGSASSTPSLTPEHQPSKTPPKPPSKDGIPRRGSGELTVQRYRTEKPSKSPPPPPPRRSFPSGLGLTTNSSGEVITINKSVKSKLEKFENREEAEVPTQSQTPPIKLRRPSTSDGPRPSSTPPVIAASGMKEDVDEEEKIKAELEAFERAPVSVRVVSVDGTGQWINNSLWREPVGTPPGSAKLAQASAASRLRHLQQSSLERRSRKQQEDFPKLQPGQQQPKLCPKWSFMPSFHPEI from the exons GCCCGGACTCCGCGCGGCGCTGCGGGGTTGCAACAGCAGTCTCTGGGCGAGCAGGTAGGAGGGCGAGTGTGTTACGCATCCGCCGAGAGTTTGGAAAGCATGGCGGACGCTGAGATGCCGCTGGGCTTCAGCCGCTCAAACATCCTCAGGCAGAGTCTTCCACTCGCACGGTCGCCCAGCCAGGCCAAACTACGAGCACCAG cgGTGTTGTTTTTGCAGTTTGGTGATGAGACGCGGCGCGTTCACATCACTCATGAGCTGACTAGTATGGAGACGCTCCACGCCCTGATCGTGCACATGTTCCCTCAAAAACTGACGATGGGTGCGCTGCGTTCTCCCGGTACAGCGCTGCTCATTAAAGACGAGGCACGCAACATCTTCTATGAGCTGGAGGACCCTCGTGATATCCACGACCGCTGTCTTATCAAGATCTACTGCAGAGAGGCTCCGATGCGAGACACGCACTACAGCGCACAACACACAGCACACCCCGTACACCACGGACACATCGCCAATGGGGACCTGCGG AGAGAGCTGGTTTACACCTCAAGGGAATCGTCTCCCACGCGCCGCTTAAACACACTCCCGTCTTCCTCTCCTCCGTCTGGTTCTCCATCACGCTCACAATCCCGTCTTTCTTACACCGGCGGACGCCCATCTTCTTACGCCGGTCCCCATCAGTCACCCCAGCTCCACGCCTACCAACACCATGGCCACCCTGGAGGCCACGCCCCTCAGCAGACAGGCCACACTCACCCTGGGTTTTGCCCCTCCCCAAGTGCCATTCTAGAACGCCGTGACGTAAAACCAGACGAGGAGATTTCATCGTCATCAAAAAGTGTGGTGTTGCTAAAAAACGAAGCGATATACGCGGATCCGTACGCTCTGGTTCAGGATCCACGGCTCAGTGTGGCCTCTCCTCAAGCTCTAGCGTACCGTCGGGGATCAGTGCGCTCTATCGCTGGCTATCCTGCCGCGGCTTTACAATGCGAGCTGGAGGGCGCCCTCTATAGGCCTGGAAGTGCAATATACGCAGATCCGTATGCTACCATGGGTTTCCGCACTCTGCCTCCTGCCTCACCTCAGAAACTGTCGGATGGCAGGGATCCATATGGGAGTCATCCAGGACGAGGGTCTCCTGGGAGACATGGGTTTCGGAAAGATGGCACTGTGTATATTGAGAGCCCCAAAAATCGTCCAGGAGGGCCTCCACTGGAGCAGATATGTATGCTAGGTGGCCCAGGAGGAGATGGGGGACCGGTGTATGGTTCAACTTTACCTGGTAATGAAGAGACCAG AGAGCGTATGGAGGCCATGGAGAAGCAGATTGCTAGTCTAACTGGACTAGTTCAGAGTGTTTTGACTCGTGGACCAGACAGCCC TGAAAAGGCAGAAACGGCAAGTGACTGCTCTGCTCCAGAGA TGTCTTCACCGTCTGCGCCTCTGGCCCTGATGCCTCCGCCTCCCTCTGCAGTCTCTCAGCCAATTGCGATGTCCCGTTCACAGATGCAGCTGCACCTCACAGACCTGCAGCAGCACACGGCTGAACTGCGCAAACAGCTCACTCAGCTCCGACAGCTACAG TTGCAGAATCAGGATTCAGTACAGGCATTACTGAGGCAAACCGAGTCAGATTTGGGCATGTGTCTGATCGAAGCATCCCGAACACAAGAGGATCCACTACAGCGCCAGCGTCTGCTGGTTGAAGAAGAGCGGCTTCGCTATTTGAACGAAGAAGAGCTGATTATACAACAGCTACA tgatctGGAGCGCTCTGTGGAGGAGATGAGGACGGGTGCAGGACTCAACCATCATCTGGTGACCGAACAGGAGATCGAGCAGAAGAGTCTGGAGCTCAGGAGACTGGGAGAAACAGTCACTGACCTCAAGA ATCAGTTCCCCACTCTGCAGAGTAAGATGCGAGTGGTGTTGAGGGTGGAGGTGGAAGCAGTGAAGTTTCTGAAAGAGGAGCCGCTCAGACTGGAGGCTCTGCTGAAACGCTGCAGAAACATCACCAATACGCTCACTCTACTACGAAG gcAGGTATCAGAGGGTGTTTGGAGGACTCCCGATGACTTCAGTAGCTCAGTTTCCAGCTCGAGTGACGTGGACTTCAGCAGGAGCTCTGATCTGGATATTCTCACCAGCCCGTCTCTCAATCTGCCCGACATAGCAGGCGCTTTATCAGGCACCGCCACACTTTCTTCCTCCCTGGGCACTAATACTGCAAATCCTGCTCTGACGAGTACCTCTAGTATAG gaGTCACCACAAGTCTATCAAATGTGCTTGGTGCCAGTTTGAGCAGCGGTGGGATTCCTGGCAGCACCACTCTGGGAAACTGGCTGGCAGGAGCTGGAGCCGCAGATCCCATCATGCCTGAACTTGATGCGTCTGCAGGCCTGATGAAAAGCAGTGGTCTGGAAGATCTGCCCGCACGCAGAGAATCTGACAAAGGAGTGTCCGTGGAGGTCCGGCTG gcTGCAGAGCGAGACTGGGAGGAGAAGAGAGCCAGTCTGACTCAGTTCAGCGCTCAGGACATCAACCGTCTGCTGGAGGAAACTCAAGCCGAGCTCATGAAGGCCATTCCAGACCTGGACTTTGCCGCAAAGCAGATCACCAAACCAGCCGTACCGCCAAAACCACAACTGTCCTCCCTACCAGCACCTGGTTCCGCGTCCTCCACTCCCAGTCTAACACCTGAACACCAGCCCAGCAAAACCCCTCCAAAACCACCCAGCAAAGACGGCATCCCGCGCAGGGGGTCAG GTGAATTGACGGTTCAACGGTATCGTACAGAGAAGCCATCCAaatctcctcctcctccacctccccGGCGAAGTTTCCCATCAGGTCTTGGGCTCACAACCAACAGCAGTGGAGAAGTAATCACCATAAACAAGAGTGTGAAGAGC AAGCTGGAGAAGTTTGAGAACAGAGAAGAAGCTGAAGTCCCGACTCAATCCCAGACGCCCCCCATCAAACTGAGACGACCTTCGACCTCTGATGGGCCACGACCCTCGTCCACACCTCCAGTCATCGCTGCGTCTGGGATGAAGGAGGATGTGGATGAGGAGGAGAAGATAAAGGCAGAGCTGGAG GCGTTTGAGAGAGCTCCAGTCAGTGTGCGGGTGGTCAGTGTGGACGGGACAGGACAGTGGATCAACAACTCTCTGTGGAGAGAG CCTGTAGGCACTCCTCCGGGCTCGGCAAAACTGGCACAAGCATCTGCCGCGTCCCGCCTGCGACACCTCCAGCAGAGCAGCCTGGAGCGCCGCAGCCGAAAacagcaggaggatttccccaAACTGCAGCCGGGCCAGCAGCAG
- the srcin1b gene encoding uncharacterized protein isoform X12, giving the protein MLRGDDAEYQRRYHTLASSTRRLSNPDMEAFARLQKSSDMEHQRSKYPPQHAATLVNTNCARQQARTPRGAAGLQQQSLGEQVGGRVCYASAESLESMADAEMPLGFSRSNILRQSLPLARSPSQAKLRAPAVLFLQFGDETRRVHITHELTSMETLHALIVHMFPQKLTMGALRSPGTALLIKDEARNIFYELEDPRDIHDRCLIKIYCREAPMRDTHYSAQHTAHPVHHGHIANGDLRRELVYTSRESSPTRRLNTLPSSSPPSGSPSRSQSRLSYTGGRPSSYAGPHQSPQLHAYQHHGHPGGHAPQQTGHTHPGFCPSPSAILERRDVKPDEEISSSSKSVVLLKNEAIYADPYALVQDPRLSVASPQALAYRRGSVRSIAGYPAAALQCELEGALYRPGSAIYADPYATMGFRTLPPASPQKLSDGRDPYGSHPGRGSPGRHGFRKDGTVYIESPKNRPGGPPLEQICMLGGPGGDGGPVYGSTLPGNEETRERMEAMEKQIASLTGLVQSVLTRGPDSPEKAETASDCSAPEMSSPSAPLALMPPPPSAVSQPIAMSRSQMQLHLTDLQQHTAELRKQLTQLRQLQLQNQDSVQALLRQTESDLGMCLIEASRTQEDPLQRQRLLVEEERLRYLNEEELIIQQLHDLERSVEEMRTGAGLNHHLVTEQEIEQKSLELRRLGETVTDLKNQFPTLQSKMRVVLRVEVEAVKFLKEEPLRLEALLKRCRNITNTLTLLRRQVSEGVWRTPDDFSSSVSSSSDVDFSRSSDLDILTSPSLNLPDIAGALSGTATLSSSLGTNTANPALTSTSSIGVTTSLSNVLGASLSSGGIPGSTTLGNWLAGAGAADPIMPELDASAGLMKSSGLEDLPARRESDKGVSVEVRLAAERDWEEKRASLTQFSAQDINRLLEETQAELMKAIPDLDFAAKQITKPAVPPKPQLSSLPAPGSASSTPSLTPEHQPSKTPPKPPSKDGIPRRGSGELTVQRYRTEKPSKSPPPPPPRRSFPSGLGLTTNSSGEVITINKSVKSKLEKFENREEAEVPTQSQTPPIKLRRPSTSDGPRPSSTPPVIAASGMKEDVDEEEKIKAELEPVGTPPGSAKLAQASAASRLRHLQQSSLERRSRKQQEDFPKLQPGQQQPKLCPKWSFMPSFHPEI; this is encoded by the exons GCCCGGACTCCGCGCGGCGCTGCGGGGTTGCAACAGCAGTCTCTGGGCGAGCAGGTAGGAGGGCGAGTGTGTTACGCATCCGCCGAGAGTTTGGAAAGCATGGCGGACGCTGAGATGCCGCTGGGCTTCAGCCGCTCAAACATCCTCAGGCAGAGTCTTCCACTCGCACGGTCGCCCAGCCAGGCCAAACTACGAGCACCAG cgGTGTTGTTTTTGCAGTTTGGTGATGAGACGCGGCGCGTTCACATCACTCATGAGCTGACTAGTATGGAGACGCTCCACGCCCTGATCGTGCACATGTTCCCTCAAAAACTGACGATGGGTGCGCTGCGTTCTCCCGGTACAGCGCTGCTCATTAAAGACGAGGCACGCAACATCTTCTATGAGCTGGAGGACCCTCGTGATATCCACGACCGCTGTCTTATCAAGATCTACTGCAGAGAGGCTCCGATGCGAGACACGCACTACAGCGCACAACACACAGCACACCCCGTACACCACGGACACATCGCCAATGGGGACCTGCGG AGAGAGCTGGTTTACACCTCAAGGGAATCGTCTCCCACGCGCCGCTTAAACACACTCCCGTCTTCCTCTCCTCCGTCTGGTTCTCCATCACGCTCACAATCCCGTCTTTCTTACACCGGCGGACGCCCATCTTCTTACGCCGGTCCCCATCAGTCACCCCAGCTCCACGCCTACCAACACCATGGCCACCCTGGAGGCCACGCCCCTCAGCAGACAGGCCACACTCACCCTGGGTTTTGCCCCTCCCCAAGTGCCATTCTAGAACGCCGTGACGTAAAACCAGACGAGGAGATTTCATCGTCATCAAAAAGTGTGGTGTTGCTAAAAAACGAAGCGATATACGCGGATCCGTACGCTCTGGTTCAGGATCCACGGCTCAGTGTGGCCTCTCCTCAAGCTCTAGCGTACCGTCGGGGATCAGTGCGCTCTATCGCTGGCTATCCTGCCGCGGCTTTACAATGCGAGCTGGAGGGCGCCCTCTATAGGCCTGGAAGTGCAATATACGCAGATCCGTATGCTACCATGGGTTTCCGCACTCTGCCTCCTGCCTCACCTCAGAAACTGTCGGATGGCAGGGATCCATATGGGAGTCATCCAGGACGAGGGTCTCCTGGGAGACATGGGTTTCGGAAAGATGGCACTGTGTATATTGAGAGCCCCAAAAATCGTCCAGGAGGGCCTCCACTGGAGCAGATATGTATGCTAGGTGGCCCAGGAGGAGATGGGGGACCGGTGTATGGTTCAACTTTACCTGGTAATGAAGAGACCAG AGAGCGTATGGAGGCCATGGAGAAGCAGATTGCTAGTCTAACTGGACTAGTTCAGAGTGTTTTGACTCGTGGACCAGACAGCCC TGAAAAGGCAGAAACGGCAAGTGACTGCTCTGCTCCAGAGA TGTCTTCACCGTCTGCGCCTCTGGCCCTGATGCCTCCGCCTCCCTCTGCAGTCTCTCAGCCAATTGCGATGTCCCGTTCACAGATGCAGCTGCACCTCACAGACCTGCAGCAGCACACGGCTGAACTGCGCAAACAGCTCACTCAGCTCCGACAGCTACAG TTGCAGAATCAGGATTCAGTACAGGCATTACTGAGGCAAACCGAGTCAGATTTGGGCATGTGTCTGATCGAAGCATCCCGAACACAAGAGGATCCACTACAGCGCCAGCGTCTGCTGGTTGAAGAAGAGCGGCTTCGCTATTTGAACGAAGAAGAGCTGATTATACAACAGCTACA tgatctGGAGCGCTCTGTGGAGGAGATGAGGACGGGTGCAGGACTCAACCATCATCTGGTGACCGAACAGGAGATCGAGCAGAAGAGTCTGGAGCTCAGGAGACTGGGAGAAACAGTCACTGACCTCAAGA ATCAGTTCCCCACTCTGCAGAGTAAGATGCGAGTGGTGTTGAGGGTGGAGGTGGAAGCAGTGAAGTTTCTGAAAGAGGAGCCGCTCAGACTGGAGGCTCTGCTGAAACGCTGCAGAAACATCACCAATACGCTCACTCTACTACGAAG gcAGGTATCAGAGGGTGTTTGGAGGACTCCCGATGACTTCAGTAGCTCAGTTTCCAGCTCGAGTGACGTGGACTTCAGCAGGAGCTCTGATCTGGATATTCTCACCAGCCCGTCTCTCAATCTGCCCGACATAGCAGGCGCTTTATCAGGCACCGCCACACTTTCTTCCTCCCTGGGCACTAATACTGCAAATCCTGCTCTGACGAGTACCTCTAGTATAG gaGTCACCACAAGTCTATCAAATGTGCTTGGTGCCAGTTTGAGCAGCGGTGGGATTCCTGGCAGCACCACTCTGGGAAACTGGCTGGCAGGAGCTGGAGCCGCAGATCCCATCATGCCTGAACTTGATGCGTCTGCAGGCCTGATGAAAAGCAGTGGTCTGGAAGATCTGCCCGCACGCAGAGAATCTGACAAAGGAGTGTCCGTGGAGGTCCGGCTG gcTGCAGAGCGAGACTGGGAGGAGAAGAGAGCCAGTCTGACTCAGTTCAGCGCTCAGGACATCAACCGTCTGCTGGAGGAAACTCAAGCCGAGCTCATGAAGGCCATTCCAGACCTGGACTTTGCCGCAAAGCAGATCACCAAACCAGCCGTACCGCCAAAACCACAACTGTCCTCCCTACCAGCACCTGGTTCCGCGTCCTCCACTCCCAGTCTAACACCTGAACACCAGCCCAGCAAAACCCCTCCAAAACCACCCAGCAAAGACGGCATCCCGCGCAGGGGGTCAG GTGAATTGACGGTTCAACGGTATCGTACAGAGAAGCCATCCAaatctcctcctcctccacctccccGGCGAAGTTTCCCATCAGGTCTTGGGCTCACAACCAACAGCAGTGGAGAAGTAATCACCATAAACAAGAGTGTGAAGAGC AAGCTGGAGAAGTTTGAGAACAGAGAAGAAGCTGAAGTCCCGACTCAATCCCAGACGCCCCCCATCAAACTGAGACGACCTTCGACCTCTGATGGGCCACGACCCTCGTCCACACCTCCAGTCATCGCTGCGTCTGGGATGAAGGAGGATGTGGATGAGGAGGAGAAGATAAAGGCAGAGCTGGAG CCTGTAGGCACTCCTCCGGGCTCGGCAAAACTGGCACAAGCATCTGCCGCGTCCCGCCTGCGACACCTCCAGCAGAGCAGCCTGGAGCGCCGCAGCCGAAAacagcaggaggatttccccaAACTGCAGCCGGGCCAGCAGCAG
- the srcin1b gene encoding uncharacterized protein isoform X8 codes for MLRGDDAEYQRRYHTLASSTRRLSNPDMEAFARLQKSSDMEHQRSKYPPQHAATLVNTNCARQQQPHYWSFKARTPRGAAGLQQQSLGEQVGGRVCYASAESLESMADAEMPLGFSRSNILRQSLPLARSPSQAKLRAPAVLFLQFGDETRRVHITHELTSMETLHALIVHMFPQKLTMGALRSPGTALLIKDEARNIFYELEDPRDIHDRCLIKIYCREAPMRDTHYSAQHTAHPVHHGHIANGDLRRELVYTSRESSPTRRLNTLPSSSPPSGSPSRSQSRLSYTGGRPSSYAGPHQSPQLHAYQHHGHPGGHAPQQTGHTHPGFCPSPSAILERRDVKPDEEISSSSKSVVLLKNEAIYADPYALVQDPRLSVASPQALAYRRGSVRSIAGYPAAALQCELEGALYRPGSAIYADPYATMGFRTLPPASPQKLSDGRDPYGSHPGRGSPGRHGFRKDGTVYIESPKNRPGGPPLEQICMLGGPGGDGGPVYGSTLPGNEETRERMEAMEKQIASLTGLVQSVLTRGPDSPEKAETASDCSAPEMSSPSAPLALMPPPPSAVSQPIAMSRSQMQLHLTDLQQHTAELRKQLTQLRQLQLQNQDSVQALLRQTESDLGMCLIEASRTQEDPLQRQRLLVEEERLRYLNEEELIIQQLHDLERSVEEMRTGAGLNHHLVTEQEIEQKSLELRRLGETVTDLKNQFPTLQSKMRVVLRVEVEAVKFLKEEPLRLEALLKRCRNITNTLTLLRRQVSEGVWRTPDDFSSSVSSSSDVDFSRSSDLDILTSPSLNLPDIAGALSGTATLSSSLGTNTANPALTSTSSIGVTTSLSNVLGASLSSGGIPGSTTLGNWLAGAGAADPIMPELDASAGLMKSSGLEDLPARRESDKGVSVEVRLAAERDWEEKRASLTQFSAQDINRLLEETQAELMKAIPDLDFAAKQITKPAVPPKPQLSSLPAPGSASSTPSLTPEHQPSKTPPKPPSKDGIPRRGSGELTVQRYRTEKPSKSPPPPPPRRSFPSGLGLTTNSSGEVITINKSVKSKLEKFENREEAEVPTQSQTPPIKLRRPSTSDGPRPSSTPPVIAASGMKEDVDEEEKIKAELEPVGTPPGSAKLAQASAASRLRHLQQSSLERRSRKQQEDFPKLQPGQQQPKLCPKWSFMPSFHPEI; via the exons GCCCGGACTCCGCGCGGCGCTGCGGGGTTGCAACAGCAGTCTCTGGGCGAGCAGGTAGGAGGGCGAGTGTGTTACGCATCCGCCGAGAGTTTGGAAAGCATGGCGGACGCTGAGATGCCGCTGGGCTTCAGCCGCTCAAACATCCTCAGGCAGAGTCTTCCACTCGCACGGTCGCCCAGCCAGGCCAAACTACGAGCACCAG cgGTGTTGTTTTTGCAGTTTGGTGATGAGACGCGGCGCGTTCACATCACTCATGAGCTGACTAGTATGGAGACGCTCCACGCCCTGATCGTGCACATGTTCCCTCAAAAACTGACGATGGGTGCGCTGCGTTCTCCCGGTACAGCGCTGCTCATTAAAGACGAGGCACGCAACATCTTCTATGAGCTGGAGGACCCTCGTGATATCCACGACCGCTGTCTTATCAAGATCTACTGCAGAGAGGCTCCGATGCGAGACACGCACTACAGCGCACAACACACAGCACACCCCGTACACCACGGACACATCGCCAATGGGGACCTGCGG AGAGAGCTGGTTTACACCTCAAGGGAATCGTCTCCCACGCGCCGCTTAAACACACTCCCGTCTTCCTCTCCTCCGTCTGGTTCTCCATCACGCTCACAATCCCGTCTTTCTTACACCGGCGGACGCCCATCTTCTTACGCCGGTCCCCATCAGTCACCCCAGCTCCACGCCTACCAACACCATGGCCACCCTGGAGGCCACGCCCCTCAGCAGACAGGCCACACTCACCCTGGGTTTTGCCCCTCCCCAAGTGCCATTCTAGAACGCCGTGACGTAAAACCAGACGAGGAGATTTCATCGTCATCAAAAAGTGTGGTGTTGCTAAAAAACGAAGCGATATACGCGGATCCGTACGCTCTGGTTCAGGATCCACGGCTCAGTGTGGCCTCTCCTCAAGCTCTAGCGTACCGTCGGGGATCAGTGCGCTCTATCGCTGGCTATCCTGCCGCGGCTTTACAATGCGAGCTGGAGGGCGCCCTCTATAGGCCTGGAAGTGCAATATACGCAGATCCGTATGCTACCATGGGTTTCCGCACTCTGCCTCCTGCCTCACCTCAGAAACTGTCGGATGGCAGGGATCCATATGGGAGTCATCCAGGACGAGGGTCTCCTGGGAGACATGGGTTTCGGAAAGATGGCACTGTGTATATTGAGAGCCCCAAAAATCGTCCAGGAGGGCCTCCACTGGAGCAGATATGTATGCTAGGTGGCCCAGGAGGAGATGGGGGACCGGTGTATGGTTCAACTTTACCTGGTAATGAAGAGACCAG AGAGCGTATGGAGGCCATGGAGAAGCAGATTGCTAGTCTAACTGGACTAGTTCAGAGTGTTTTGACTCGTGGACCAGACAGCCC TGAAAAGGCAGAAACGGCAAGTGACTGCTCTGCTCCAGAGA TGTCTTCACCGTCTGCGCCTCTGGCCCTGATGCCTCCGCCTCCCTCTGCAGTCTCTCAGCCAATTGCGATGTCCCGTTCACAGATGCAGCTGCACCTCACAGACCTGCAGCAGCACACGGCTGAACTGCGCAAACAGCTCACTCAGCTCCGACAGCTACAG TTGCAGAATCAGGATTCAGTACAGGCATTACTGAGGCAAACCGAGTCAGATTTGGGCATGTGTCTGATCGAAGCATCCCGAACACAAGAGGATCCACTACAGCGCCAGCGTCTGCTGGTTGAAGAAGAGCGGCTTCGCTATTTGAACGAAGAAGAGCTGATTATACAACAGCTACA tgatctGGAGCGCTCTGTGGAGGAGATGAGGACGGGTGCAGGACTCAACCATCATCTGGTGACCGAACAGGAGATCGAGCAGAAGAGTCTGGAGCTCAGGAGACTGGGAGAAACAGTCACTGACCTCAAGA ATCAGTTCCCCACTCTGCAGAGTAAGATGCGAGTGGTGTTGAGGGTGGAGGTGGAAGCAGTGAAGTTTCTGAAAGAGGAGCCGCTCAGACTGGAGGCTCTGCTGAAACGCTGCAGAAACATCACCAATACGCTCACTCTACTACGAAG gcAGGTATCAGAGGGTGTTTGGAGGACTCCCGATGACTTCAGTAGCTCAGTTTCCAGCTCGAGTGACGTGGACTTCAGCAGGAGCTCTGATCTGGATATTCTCACCAGCCCGTCTCTCAATCTGCCCGACATAGCAGGCGCTTTATCAGGCACCGCCACACTTTCTTCCTCCCTGGGCACTAATACTGCAAATCCTGCTCTGACGAGTACCTCTAGTATAG gaGTCACCACAAGTCTATCAAATGTGCTTGGTGCCAGTTTGAGCAGCGGTGGGATTCCTGGCAGCACCACTCTGGGAAACTGGCTGGCAGGAGCTGGAGCCGCAGATCCCATCATGCCTGAACTTGATGCGTCTGCAGGCCTGATGAAAAGCAGTGGTCTGGAAGATCTGCCCGCACGCAGAGAATCTGACAAAGGAGTGTCCGTGGAGGTCCGGCTG gcTGCAGAGCGAGACTGGGAGGAGAAGAGAGCCAGTCTGACTCAGTTCAGCGCTCAGGACATCAACCGTCTGCTGGAGGAAACTCAAGCCGAGCTCATGAAGGCCATTCCAGACCTGGACTTTGCCGCAAAGCAGATCACCAAACCAGCCGTACCGCCAAAACCACAACTGTCCTCCCTACCAGCACCTGGTTCCGCGTCCTCCACTCCCAGTCTAACACCTGAACACCAGCCCAGCAAAACCCCTCCAAAACCACCCAGCAAAGACGGCATCCCGCGCAGGGGGTCAG GTGAATTGACGGTTCAACGGTATCGTACAGAGAAGCCATCCAaatctcctcctcctccacctccccGGCGAAGTTTCCCATCAGGTCTTGGGCTCACAACCAACAGCAGTGGAGAAGTAATCACCATAAACAAGAGTGTGAAGAGC AAGCTGGAGAAGTTTGAGAACAGAGAAGAAGCTGAAGTCCCGACTCAATCCCAGACGCCCCCCATCAAACTGAGACGACCTTCGACCTCTGATGGGCCACGACCCTCGTCCACACCTCCAGTCATCGCTGCGTCTGGGATGAAGGAGGATGTGGATGAGGAGGAGAAGATAAAGGCAGAGCTGGAG CCTGTAGGCACTCCTCCGGGCTCGGCAAAACTGGCACAAGCATCTGCCGCGTCCCGCCTGCGACACCTCCAGCAGAGCAGCCTGGAGCGCCGCAGCCGAAAacagcaggaggatttccccaAACTGCAGCCGGGCCAGCAGCAG